In the Malus domestica chromosome 16, GDT2T_hap1 genome, one interval contains:
- the LOC103404087 gene encoding uncharacterized membrane protein At4g09580-like, which translates to MGKGDDSGGDVKVVGAEVGSDNSKFPLSFWEVTLASTVVLGFLFGLLAVYLTMPASDYSFLKLPRSLQDLRILRVHLEDYTSDYTAQVLLGYCMVYIFMQTFMIPGTVFMSLLAGSLFGVFKGVALVVFNATAGASSCFFLSKLIGRPLVFSLWPDKLQFFQNQVAKRREGLLNYMLFLRLTPTLPNTFINVASPIVDVPYRIFFLATSIGLIPAAYVTVRAGLVLGELRSLGDLYDFNSIATLFFIGVVSITPTLVSKSKS; encoded by the exons ATGGGGAAAGGAGACGACAGTGGCGGCGATGTGAAGGTGGTTGGTGCAGAAGTGGGATCCGATAATAGTAAGTTCCCGTTGAGCTTTTGGGAGGTGACCCTGGCTTCCACCGTCGTATTGGGCTTCTTGTTTGGCCTTCTGGCTGTTTACCTGACCATGCCCGCATCGGATTACAGCTTCCTTAAGCTTCCCCGTAGCCTCCAAGATCTTCGAATCCTCAG AGTTCACCTCGAGGACTACACAAGTGACTACACTGCTCAGGTTCTGTTAGGATACTGCATGGTTTATATATTCATGCAGACTTTCATGATCCCTGGTACTGTATTTATGTCCTTGCTTGCCGGTTCCCTTTTTGGAGTCTTCAAAGGTGTAGCTTTGGTGGTGTTTAACGCTACTGCTGGTGCATCTTCTTGTTTTTTCTTGTCAAAGCTGATCGGGAGACCTCTTGTCTTCTCTCTTTGGCCCGACAAGCTGCAATTTTTCCAAAACCAG GTAGCTAAAAGAAGAGAGGGACTATTGAACTATATGCTGTTTCTACGGTTAACTCCGACCTTGCCAAATACATTTATTAATGTTGCTTCACCAATAGTTGATGTGCCTTACCGTATATTCTTCCTGGCAACTTCAATTGGTCTGATACCGGCTGCTTACGTCACTGTCAGG GCTGGATTAGTTCTTGGAGAGTTGCGATCCCTTGGGGATCTCTATGACTTCAACTCGATAGCCACCTTGTTCTTCATTGGAGTTGTCTCAATTACTCCCACGCTAGTGAGCAAGAGCAAATCATAG
- the LOC103404088 gene encoding uncharacterized protein has translation MGRKKPKEPESDAVSAAQSDVFKTLFGDSVSHDAAPAIFSDSNPFRRKNKEPDQGFVAPSAEPAENINYVEPENNGDDGDGDVKKRKRRSKEKAASGSLNEEVSEGPVELEGRKTKKKKLLETPDSENPNLGSEFEGVSRQESDEASEKGNAPAKKKDGKKRKRDEVEREYEVKKYGVKEGEEDGDKEEKRTVGEKRKTVDNPADMLVSTEGFDDESKLLRTVFVGNLPLKVKKKALMKEFTKFGEVESVRIRSVPILDTKRPRKGAILTKQIHDKADSVNAYVVFKTEESAQTSLSNNMAVVEGHHIRVDRACPPRKKLKGESATVYDHTRTVFVGNLPFDVKDEEVYQLFCGINNLGSSVEAIRIIRDPNYGIGKGIAYVLFRTREAANLVVKRRNLKLGDRELRLSHAKPESTPTKRKNPSSAPEAKSSAKKRAVDSRSPDFNKSSSKASYQGLRAGKPGVQKKFNAKGSRPDKFESRSPSGVKPKERKDKRPSVAARKAKEVLKGGAASKQTGTKRKLDSRSPDSSQQKKKFKKFR, from the exons ATGGGTAGGAAGAAACCCAAGGAGCCAGAAAGCGACGCCGTTTCAGCAGCTCAGTCCGACGTCTTCAAGACCCTGTTCGGCGACTCCGTCAGCCACGACGCCGCCCCTGCCATCTTCTCTGACAGCAACCCCTTCAGGAGGAAGAACAAGGAACCCGACCAAGGGTTTGTTGCCCCTTCGGCTGAACCTGCTGAAAACATCAATTATGTCGAGCCTGAAAACAATGGCGATGACGGTGACGGTGACGTGAAGAAGCGGAAGAGGAGGAGCAAAGAGAAAGCGGCTTCCGGTTCGCTTAACGAAGAAGTTTCAGAGGGTCCTGTGGAGTTGGAGGGCAGAAAAACGAAGAAAAAGAAGCTGCTGGAAACGCCCGATtctgaaaaccctaatttgggTTCTGAGTTTGAAGGGGTGTCAAGACAGGAAAGTGATGAAGCCTCGGAGAAAGGGAATGCCCCGGCGAAGAAGAAGGAtgggaagaagaggaaaagggATGAGGTTGAGAGGGAATATGAGGTGAAGAAGTATGGGGTGAAGGAGGGTGAGGAGGATGGGGACAAGGAGGAGAAGAGGACTGTTGGGGAGAAGAGGAAGACAGTGGATAACCCAGCTGATATGTTGGTTTCGACCGAAGGTTTTGATGACGAGAGCAAGCTATTGAGGACTgtttttgttggaaatttgcCCTTGAAGGTCAAGAAGAAGGCTTTGATGAAGGAGTTCACTAAGTTTGGAGAGGTGGAGTCGGTGAGGATTCGCTCCGTGCCAATCTTGGAT aCGAAAAGACCCAGAAAGGGAGCAATACTCACCAAGCAAATCCACGATAAAGCTGACAG CGTTAATGCCTACGTTGTTTTCAAAACGGAGGAATCGGCACAGACTTCCTTGTCCAATAACATGGCTGTG GTTGAAGGACATCATATCCGTGTTGACAGGGCATGCCCACCTCGTAAGAAGCTGAAAGGGGAGAGTGCTACTGTTTACGATCACACGAGAACTGTTTTTGTGGGTAACCTTCCATTTGATGTGAAG GATGAAGAAGTTTATCAGTTGTTTTGTGGTATCAACAATCTCGGTTCCAGTGTTGAAGCTATTCGCATAATCAGGGATCCTAACTATGGTATCGGAAAGGGCATTGCTTATGTTTTGTTTAGAACAAGG GAAGCTGCAAATTTGGTTGTTAAGAGGCGAAACTTGAAGCTTGGGGATCGGGAGCTCAGGCTGTCTCATGCAAAACCAGAGTCAACCCCAACGAAGAGAAAGAACCCCTCATCTGCACCAGAAGCTAAGTCTTCAGCCAAAAAGCGAGCTGTGGACTCAAGGAGTCCAGATTTTAACAAGTCTAGTTCAAAAGCATCTTACCAGGGCCTGCGTGCTGGTAAGCCTGGTGTCCAAAAGAAGTTTAATGCAAAAGGCAGTAGACCAGATAAGTTTGAATCAAGATCCCCTAGTGGAGTGAAGCCGAAAGAGCGTAAAGATAAAAGACCTTCTGTTGCTGCGAGAAAGGCTAAAGAAGTACTGAAAGGTGGtgctgcatcaaaacaaacAGGTACAAAGCGTAAGCTGGATAGCCGGAGTCCAGATAGCTCCCAGCAgaaaaagaaattcaagaaatttAGGTAG